Part of the Pseudomonas sp. P8_241 genome is shown below.
TGCGAACGCGGGATGATCTGTACGTTTTGCAGGTTCGGCTGGCCGAAAGCGTTTTCCGGCTCGATGTTCAGCGTGCGCTTGTCACCGGCCTTGAAACCGAACAATGCCACTTCGAAACCTGGCAACAGGTTGCCGTCACCGACCTTGAAGGTCGCCGGGGCTTTGTCGAAGGTGCTGTCCACCGTGTCGCCGTTCTCCAGGCGCAATGCGAAATGCAAGGTGACTTCCGTGTTCTGGCCGATGCGTTGCTCAGCCAATACCTGTTCAGTCATTTACGGCTTCTCCGGTCTTTTTACTTTTGAACATGTCCAGTGCCAGCATTACCGCACCAACCGTGATGGCGCTGTCGGCAACGTTGAACGCCGGGAAACGCCAGCGATCCTGCCAATGCACCAGAATGAAATCGATCACATGGCCAAGGGCGATGCGGTCATACAAATTGCCTAGCGCGCCCCCCAGCACCAGCGCCAGGGCAATGGCCAGCCAGGTCTCGTTGCGTCCCAGACGCTTGAGCCAGACCACCAGTACTGCACTGACCACGATGGCGATCAGGGCAAACAACCAGCGCTGCCAGCCAGAGCTGTCAGCCAGGAAGCTGAACGCAGCGCCAGTGTTGTAGGCCAGGGTCCAGCTGAACAAATCGGGAATCACCACGATTTGCTGATACATCTCGAGCTTGCCTTCGAAGTAGAACTTGCTGGCCTGGTCGATGACCAGAACCAGCAGGCTCAACCAAAGCCAGCTCAGCCGTCCGAAACGGCCAATGGCATTAGGCATAGTGACGAACCTCGCCAGCGCCGCTGATGTTATCTACGCAACGGCCGCAGATTTCAGGATGCTCCGGGTTCACGCCGACGTCTTCACGGCAGTGCCAGCAACGGGCGCACTTGGCGTGGCTCGACTTGACGATTTGCAGCTTCAAGCCGCCGACTTCGGTTACCACAGCATCGGCCGGTGCTTGCACGAACGGTGCGACAGAGGCGGTCGAAGTGATCAGCACAAAGCGCAGCTCGTTGCTCAGCTTGGCCAGATCGGCACTCAGTGCGTCTTCGGCGAACAGCGTCACTTCGGCCTGCAGGTTGCCACCGACAGCCTTCGCGGCGCGCTGGATTTCCATTTCCTTGTTGACCGCGACCTTCACGGCCATGATCCGGTCCCAATACGCACGACCCAGTTCAAAGCCTTCCGGCAATTCGGTCAGGCCTTCGTACCAGGTGTTGAGCATCACCGATTCGTTGCGTTCGCCCGGCAGGTATTGCCACAGCTCGTCGGCGGTAAAGGCCAGGATCGGCGCGATCCAGCGAACCAGCGCTTCGGAGATGTGGAACAGCGCGGTTTGCGCCGAACGGCGGGCCTTGCTGTTGGCGCCGGTGGTGTACTGACGGTCCTTGATGATGTCGAGGTAGAAACCACCCAGCTCCTGCACGCAGAAGTTGTGGATCTTCGAGTACACGTTCCAGAAACGGTATTCGCCGTAGTGCTCTTGCAGCTCGCGCTGCAGCAGCAGGGTGCGGTCCACGGCCCAACGGTCCAGCGCGAGCATTTCTTCTGCAGGCAGGATGTCGGTGGCCGGATTGAAGCCGGTCAGGTTCGACAGCAGGAA
Proteins encoded:
- the lspA gene encoding signal peptidase II gives rise to the protein MPNAIGRFGRLSWLWLSLLVLVIDQASKFYFEGKLEMYQQIVVIPDLFSWTLAYNTGAAFSFLADSSGWQRWLFALIAIVVSAVLVVWLKRLGRNETWLAIALALVLGGALGNLYDRIALGHVIDFILVHWQDRWRFPAFNVADSAITVGAVMLALDMFKSKKTGEAVND
- a CDS encoding peptidylprolyl isomerase is translated as MAEQRIGQNTEVTLHFALRLENGDTVDSTFDKAPATFKVGDGNLLPGFEVALFGFKAGDKRTLNIEPENAFGQPNLQNVQIIPRSQFQDMELSPGLLVIFNDAANTELPGVVKEFDDAQVTIDFNHPLAGKTLTFDVEIISVKAL